Below is a genomic region from Desulfobacterales bacterium.
AGCTTTTGATAATATTTCTGCAGATAAGGTTTTAGCAAATCAGAAAGCAATATTAATTAAGCCTAATCTTGTTAATGATTCGCCTCCCCCTATAACAACTTCATATAAGTGTTGCGAAGCAATCGTGAAATATATTCGAAATTGTTCTAATGCTGAAATAGTAATTGGAGAAGGATGCGGAGATGCATCAAAAGAAACAGACGAAATTTTTGAAATACTCGGATATAAAAAGTTAGCAAAAAAACTTGATATAAAGCTTATTGACTTGAATAATTGTCAATTAAGAACGCTTGAAAATAAAAAATGTTCAGTTTTTCCAAAAATGCATCTTCCAGATATTGCTTATACACATTAGGTCTAATTTTTAATACAAAATATATTAAAATGTTCAATTTTAATATATAAAATGTTTAAATAGAGGTTAGACCACAGGCCAAATAATTACAGGTAGCACCCTTGGTTTTTCCAGCTTAGGCA
It encodes:
- a CDS encoding DUF362 domain-containing protein gives rise to the protein MNISIIEFISYEESIKKAFDNISADKVLANQKAILIKPNLVNDSPPPITTSYKCCEAIVKYIRNCSNAEIVIGEGCGDASKETDEIFEILGYKKLAKKLDIKLIDLNNCQLRTLENKKCSVFPKMHLPDIAYTH